One stretch of Azoarcus sp. KH32C DNA includes these proteins:
- a CDS encoding uroporphyrinogen decarboxylase family protein, translating to MNSMQRTLTALGQQEPDRVPLFLLTTLHGAKELGMTIEEYFSRAEHVIEGQLRLRRKYRADCLYGFYHASIEMEAWGGSTIYLPDGPPQNGRPVIGRREDIDALQVPDVAAAPGLQRVLATLRGLKAAVGDTVPIIGVAISPFSLPVMQMGFDKYFELIYEDPARFEKLMEANIAFSVAWANAQLAAGATAICYFDPVSSTTNLPRELYLKTGQRVAKQAIAQIKGPTATHMASGRCLPIIGDIAQTGTAIVGVSGLENLAELKAAAGKRVSLLGNLNTVEMRRWTPAQAELAVKRAIASAGRGGGFLLGENHGEVPWQVPEEVLLAIGDAVERWGRYPLDWVEEWTDSP from the coding sequence ATGAATTCCATGCAGCGCACGCTGACCGCCCTGGGCCAGCAGGAACCCGACCGCGTACCGCTTTTCCTTCTCACCACGCTTCATGGCGCGAAGGAACTCGGCATGACGATCGAGGAATACTTCAGTCGGGCCGAGCACGTCATCGAGGGCCAGTTGCGTCTCCGGCGGAAATATCGCGCCGACTGTCTCTATGGCTTCTATCACGCCTCGATCGAAATGGAGGCGTGGGGCGGCAGCACGATCTACCTGCCCGACGGCCCGCCGCAGAACGGGCGGCCGGTCATCGGGAGGCGCGAGGATATCGATGCGCTCCAGGTGCCCGATGTCGCTGCTGCGCCGGGCCTGCAGCGGGTGCTGGCCACCCTGCGCGGCCTCAAGGCGGCGGTCGGCGACACGGTCCCGATCATCGGCGTCGCAATCTCGCCGTTCTCGCTGCCGGTGATGCAGATGGGCTTCGACAAGTACTTCGAGCTGATCTATGAAGACCCGGCGCGCTTCGAAAAGCTGATGGAAGCCAACATCGCCTTCTCCGTCGCCTGGGCCAATGCCCAACTGGCGGCGGGCGCGACCGCGATCTGCTATTTCGACCCCGTGTCCTCGACGACCAACCTCCCGCGCGAGCTGTATCTCAAGACCGGCCAGCGCGTCGCCAAGCAGGCGATTGCCCAGATCAAAGGGCCGACCGCGACGCACATGGCCTCGGGACGCTGCCTGCCGATCATCGGCGACATCGCCCAGACGGGGACTGCGATCGTCGGCGTCAGTGGGCTGGAAAACCTGGCCGAACTCAAAGCGGCCGCCGGCAAGCGTGTCAGCCTGCTCGGCAACCTGAATACCGTCGAGATGCGGCGCTGGACGCCGGCGCAGGCCGAACTCGCAGTGAAGCGCGCGATTGCGAGCGCCGGGCGTGGCGGCGGCTTCCTGCTCGGCGAGAACCACGGCGAGGTGCCATGGCAGGTGCCGGAAGAGGTGCTGCTCGCCATCGGCGATGCCGTCGAGCGCTGGGGACGCTATCCGCTCGACTGGGTCGAGGAATGGACCGACAGCCCGTAA
- a CDS encoding cytochrome c, which translates to MKPAIFCSLAVLMASVAVPATALSEGPLYTVVEGYKVDANTMQGFRTWRSAACDRCHGPNQEGLVGPSLIERLKVLTPEEFKTTVLGGRMAKGMPSFGENAKVSEHIDQLYAYLKGRSDGAITRAKVIEIEQ; encoded by the coding sequence ATGAAACCCGCAATTTTTTGTTCCTTGGCGGTATTGATGGCGAGCGTAGCGGTGCCTGCGACGGCGCTGAGCGAAGGCCCGCTGTATACGGTCGTCGAAGGCTACAAGGTCGACGCGAACACGATGCAGGGCTTCCGTACCTGGCGCTCGGCGGCGTGCGACCGCTGCCATGGTCCGAATCAGGAAGGCCTCGTCGGTCCGTCGCTGATCGAGCGTTTGAAGGTGCTGACGCCCGAGGAATTCAAGACGACCGTACTCGGCGGGCGCATGGCCAAGGGCATGCCGAGCTTCGGCGAAAATGCGAAGGTGTCCGAGCACATCGACCAGCTCTACGCCTACCTGAAGGGGCGGTCGGACGGTGCGATCACCCGCGCGAAAGTCATCGAAATCGAGCAGTAG
- a CDS encoding MBL fold metallo-hydrolase yields MRAAALGGLLLAVAVLVSAASAHAAEFIALAPGAFVLPGPSLAAAAPPDADTGNVGLLVGQDAALLVDTGASARQGHETLAAARRATDRPLRLALISHGLPEFLFGANSLQDAGIPVVAHARTAELIAQRCAICLQHFVEAHGADAMAGSWVPRPDPLAPGDRSIDLGGRSVELLDFGWASTPGDVAVLDRANGILFAGGLVIIGRVPLVRDADVTAWIAALDRIAALPIHRVVPGHGPVVAVEAATALRAYLVELDTEVRRRYAAGASLSEAVEGVAMPAYATWAGYPQVHRQNVHYRYLALERAEFDAAARTVRP; encoded by the coding sequence GTGCGCGCGGCCGCGCTCGGCGGGCTGCTGCTTGCCGTCGCTGTGCTGGTGTCCGCCGCAAGCGCCCACGCCGCGGAGTTTATCGCGCTCGCGCCCGGCGCCTTCGTACTGCCCGGCCCGTCGCTCGCCGCGGCCGCTCCGCCCGACGCGGATACGGGAAACGTCGGCCTGCTCGTCGGCCAGGATGCGGCGCTGCTCGTCGACACCGGCGCCTCGGCCCGACAGGGCCATGAAACCCTCGCCGCGGCGCGCCGCGCGACGGACCGGCCCCTACGGCTCGCGCTGATCTCCCACGGCCTGCCGGAATTTCTGTTCGGTGCCAACTCGCTGCAGGATGCCGGCATCCCGGTCGTCGCCCACGCCCGTACGGCGGAGCTCATCGCACAACGCTGCGCGATCTGTCTGCAGCACTTCGTCGAGGCCCACGGCGCCGACGCGATGGCCGGCTCGTGGGTGCCGCGGCCGGACCCGCTCGCTCCCGGGGACCGCTCGATCGATCTCGGTGGCCGCAGCGTCGAACTCCTCGACTTCGGCTGGGCGAGCACGCCTGGAGACGTCGCGGTGCTCGACCGCGCGAACGGCATCCTGTTCGCAGGCGGCCTCGTCATCATCGGCCGGGTGCCCCTCGTGCGCGACGCCGACGTCACCGCATGGATCGCCGCGCTCGACCGCATCGCGGCACTGCCGATACACCGGGTCGTCCCCGGCCACGGGCCGGTCGTTGCCGTCGAGGCCGCGACGGCGCTACGCGCCTACCTTGTCGAGCTCGATACCGAAGTGCGGCGACGATATGCGGCCGGCGCGAGCCTATCGGAGGCGGTGGAGGGCGTCGCGATGCCGGCGTACGCGACATGGGCCGGCTACCCGCAGGTCCATCGGCAGAACGTGCATTACCGGTATCTGGCGCTCGAACGCGCGGAATTCGATGCGGCGGCGCGAACCGTGCGCCCGTAG
- a CDS encoding quinoprotein relay system zinc metallohydrolase 2, with product MPDELRRGAFPAARHLAAWACAALAALAPAKGGAVTPFELVEAAPGLFVHVGRHEETSRANGGDIANVGFIVGERCVAVIDTGGSLPVGQALAAAVRRTTDRPVCYVINTHMHPDHVFGNAAFADGAARFVGAARLPEALAARAAHYEAALVAALGDAAAGSRIVAPDLLVEDHLRLDLGGRTLLLQRWPTAHTDNDLTVFDEASGTLWLGDLLFDERIPSVDGSINGWLEVGARLRELPASRVIPGHGRVTPPWPASLDAQSRYLGQVVTRVREAIAAGKTLGETVDAADPTDAEGWALAETYHRRNLTAAYAELEWE from the coding sequence GTGCCTGATGAGCTGAGGCGCGGCGCCTTCCCGGCGGCGCGACACCTCGCGGCGTGGGCCTGCGCCGCCCTCGCCGCGCTCGCGCCGGCCAAGGGCGGCGCCGTCACGCCGTTCGAGCTCGTCGAGGCCGCGCCCGGCCTCTTCGTGCATGTCGGCCGTCACGAGGAGACGTCGCGCGCGAACGGCGGCGATATCGCGAACGTTGGCTTCATCGTCGGCGAGCGATGCGTCGCGGTCATCGACACCGGCGGGAGTCTGCCGGTCGGCCAGGCGCTCGCCGCCGCGGTCCGCCGGACGACCGACCGCCCGGTGTGCTACGTCATCAACACGCACATGCACCCGGATCACGTCTTCGGCAACGCCGCGTTCGCCGACGGCGCCGCCCGCTTCGTGGGCGCCGCACGCCTGCCGGAAGCCCTTGCCGCACGAGCCGCGCACTATGAGGCGGCACTCGTCGCTGCGCTCGGCGACGCCGCGGCCGGCAGCCGTATTGTCGCGCCGGACCTGCTCGTGGAGGATCACTTGCGGCTCGATCTCGGGGGCCGCACGCTGCTCCTGCAGCGCTGGCCGACCGCGCACACGGATAACGACCTGACGGTGTTCGACGAGGCGAGCGGAACCTTGTGGCTCGGCGATCTGCTGTTCGACGAGCGCATCCCGTCCGTCGACGGCAGCATCAACGGCTGGCTTGAGGTCGGCGCGCGGCTGCGCGAGCTGCCGGCGTCGCGAGTCATTCCCGGGCATGGCCGTGTTACGCCACCCTGGCCGGCCTCGCTCGATGCGCAATCGCGCTATCTCGGGCAGGTCGTGACCCGCGTCCGCGAGGCGATCGCGGCCGGGAAGACGCTCGGCGAAACCGTCGACGCCGCCGACCCGACCGATGCCGAGGGCTGGGCGCTCGCGGAGACCTACCATCGGCGCAATCTCACCGCCGCGTATGCGGAGCTCGAATGGGAGTAG
- a CDS encoding quinoprotein dehydrogenase-associated SoxYZ-like carrier, which translates to MGVATMLGPLLWILLSFAAGSGSAYAAPDDAEANAVWQRLRPALFGARPIAAADEGTLVLEAPARAEDAAIVPLSVRSRLDQTSARRVKTVWLVIDGNPSPLAATLHFAPASGRADVETRVRVEQYGYVRAIAELEDGSLHMATRFVKASGGCSAPAGKDPVAAAANLGRIRLKVDDAGEPRRAQLMISHPNTSGLAMDQITRLYPKAHFVRQVTVRYRGQPVLEADVDFSISENPSFRFLFSSEGGGNGELAAEVVDTEGRTFESRVPVAPRRDGV; encoded by the coding sequence ATGGGAGTAGCGACGATGCTCGGCCCCTTGCTGTGGATCCTCCTGTCCTTTGCTGCCGGCAGCGGATCGGCGTATGCGGCGCCCGACGACGCCGAAGCGAATGCCGTCTGGCAACGGCTGCGCCCGGCGCTCTTCGGAGCGCGGCCGATCGCCGCGGCGGACGAGGGTACGCTCGTGCTCGAGGCGCCGGCCCGCGCCGAGGACGCGGCGATCGTGCCGCTCTCCGTGCGCAGCCGCCTCGACCAGACGAGCGCGCGGCGCGTGAAGACGGTATGGCTCGTCATCGACGGCAATCCGTCGCCGCTTGCGGCGACCCTGCACTTTGCGCCCGCGAGCGGGCGCGCCGATGTCGAGACGCGCGTGCGCGTCGAACAGTACGGGTATGTGCGCGCGATCGCCGAACTCGAAGACGGTTCGCTGCACATGGCGACGCGTTTCGTGAAGGCGTCGGGCGGATGCTCGGCGCCCGCCGGCAAGGATCCCGTCGCCGCCGCCGCGAACCTCGGGCGCATCAGGCTGAAGGTCGACGACGCGGGCGAACCGCGGCGTGCGCAGCTGATGATCAGCCACCCGAACACGTCGGGACTCGCGATGGACCAGATCACGCGGCTCTATCCGAAGGCGCATTTCGTGCGACAGGTGACGGTGCGCTACCGCGGCCAGCCGGTGCTCGAAGCCGACGTCGACTTCTCGATCAGCGAAAACCCGAGTTTCCGCTTCCTGTTCAGCAGCGAGGGCGGCGGCAACGGCGAACTCGCGGCCGAGGTCGTGGATACCGAAGGCCGGACATTCGAGAGCCGCGTCCCGGTCGCTCCCCGCCGCGACGGAGTCTGA
- a CDS encoding ATP-binding protein, translating into MLLVDDEPAIRAVLRLAMQDIVFDGRTLHLLEARSGIEARARLDEHPDIALVLLDVVMETEHAGLDLVRHIRQELSNRWMQIVLVTGQPGYAPQRAVITDYQIDGYRLKSELTADKIFVSVYAALRTHQAMLDLAQQRQQLAQVKVELEQHRRHLEMLVEKRTADLAAATKAAEAARIDAERANNSKSRFLAAASHDLRQPLSAVNLYIDVLRAKSSAADRPLLANLKECVGSLNELLTDLLDLSKLDAGVVTPSIVDFPISDVLSNLQSVHAPDAQVKGLRLRCVKSGVTVRTDAVMFRRMLANLVSNAIRYTERGTVLIGCRRRQGKLWVEVWDTGIGIPEDKTKEIFEEFKQLDEARTRGSGLGLAIVDKSAKLLGLGVRVRSTPGRGSMFAIEAPLGIQASQGPLPQPGRRSLRIALVENNEQVRQALELALQATGHLVVSAADCRSLLARFDCWSPDVLISDYRLSNGETGFDVITRVRAKFGEDLPAVLITGDTDPNLIRSMAGRGVVIQHKPLQIDALQACIQGLAG; encoded by the coding sequence GTGCTGCTGGTCGATGACGAGCCGGCGATTCGGGCAGTATTGCGCCTCGCGATGCAGGACATCGTCTTCGATGGACGCACACTTCATTTGCTGGAGGCCCGATCCGGCATCGAAGCCAGGGCCCGACTGGACGAACATCCAGACATCGCGCTCGTCCTGCTCGACGTCGTGATGGAAACAGAGCACGCCGGTCTCGACCTCGTGCGCCACATCCGTCAGGAACTTTCCAACCGCTGGATGCAGATCGTGCTCGTCACCGGTCAGCCCGGCTATGCGCCCCAACGCGCGGTGATTACCGACTACCAGATCGACGGCTATCGCCTCAAGTCGGAACTGACCGCCGACAAGATCTTTGTCTCGGTCTATGCCGCGCTGCGCACGCACCAGGCGATGCTTGATCTGGCGCAGCAGCGTCAGCAGTTGGCTCAGGTCAAAGTGGAACTCGAGCAGCACCGACGGCACCTGGAAATGCTCGTCGAAAAACGGACCGCCGATCTTGCGGCGGCGACGAAGGCGGCGGAGGCTGCAAGAATCGATGCCGAACGGGCGAACAACAGCAAGTCCCGTTTCCTGGCCGCCGCCAGTCATGACCTGCGGCAGCCGCTTTCGGCCGTGAACCTCTACATCGATGTCCTTCGGGCCAAGAGCTCTGCCGCCGACCGGCCGCTGCTGGCCAATCTGAAGGAATGCGTCGGCAGCCTGAACGAACTGCTGACCGACCTGCTCGATCTGTCCAAGCTCGACGCGGGCGTCGTCACGCCGAGCATCGTCGATTTTCCCATCTCCGATGTCCTGAGCAATCTTCAGTCCGTCCACGCGCCCGATGCGCAGGTGAAAGGTTTGCGCCTGCGCTGCGTCAAATCCGGTGTGACAGTCCGCACCGACGCGGTCATGTTCCGGCGAATGCTCGCCAATCTGGTATCGAACGCGATCCGTTACACCGAACGCGGTACCGTGCTGATCGGCTGTCGGCGGCGGCAGGGGAAACTCTGGGTCGAGGTGTGGGATACCGGAATCGGGATTCCCGAGGACAAGACGAAGGAGATCTTCGAGGAGTTCAAGCAGCTCGACGAGGCGCGAACCCGCGGCAGCGGGCTGGGCCTCGCGATCGTCGACAAGTCGGCAAAGCTGCTTGGCCTCGGCGTCCGTGTGCGATCAACGCCCGGCCGGGGGTCGATGTTCGCGATCGAAGCGCCGCTCGGGATCCAGGCGAGCCAAGGCCCCCTGCCGCAACCCGGCCGCCGCTCGCTTCGCATCGCCCTGGTGGAAAACAACGAACAAGTTCGCCAGGCGCTCGAACTCGCATTGCAGGCGACCGGCCACCTAGTCGTGTCGGCTGCAGATTGCCGCTCGCTTCTCGCCCGGTTCGACTGCTGGTCGCCCGACGTCTTGATCTCGGATTACCGGCTGTCGAACGGGGAGACGGGATTCGACGTGATTACCCGCGTCAGGGCCAAGTTCGGCGAGGATCTTCCGGCGGTTCTCATCACCGGCGATACCGATCCGAATCTGATCCGCAGCATGGCCGGTCGCGGCGTTGTCATTCAACACAAGCCCCTGCAGATCGACGCCCTGCAAGCGTGCATCCAGGGCTTGGCCGGCTGA
- a CDS encoding methanol/ethanol family PQQ-dependent dehydrogenase, which produces MDMAFKHRVIAGVVLAWAGFAHADAQLDRAMQDPGNWAAQAGDNYNQRYSALKQINAGNVGKMQAAWTFSTGVLRGHEGSPLVVGDVMYIHTPFPNNVFAMDLKTQEILWKYEPKQDSAVVAQMCCDTVNRGVAYGDGKIFLQRADSVLDALDAKTGKVVWSVKNGDPKLGAVNTNAPHVFGDKVITGISGGEWGVRGHLTAYDIKTGKVAWRGYSTGPDEEMLMDPDKTVTWTDGKLAPVGKDSSLKTWKGDQWKTGGGTTWGWYSYDKELNLVYYGTGNPSTWNPSQRPGDNKWSMSIWARDLDTGKVKWVYQMTPHDEWDFDGINEMILADIDVKGKKTKALVHFDRNGFGYTLDRTTGALLVAEKYDPAVNWATHVDMKTGRPEVVAKYSTQQNGPDVNTKGVCPAALGSKDQQPAAFSPKTGLFYVPTNHVCMDYEPFEVEYTAGQPYVGATLAMYPAPKSHGGMGNFIAWDAGKGKIAWSKPEKFSVWSGALTTAGDVIFYGTLEGYLKAVRLSDGKELWKFKTPSGIIGNVFTYMHQGKQYVGVYSGIGGWAGIGMAAGLEKDNDGLGAVGGYRDLQKHTALGGSLTVFALPD; this is translated from the coding sequence ATGGATATGGCCTTCAAGCATCGAGTGATCGCCGGGGTCGTTCTCGCATGGGCGGGCTTTGCGCACGCCGACGCGCAACTGGACCGCGCCATGCAGGACCCGGGTAACTGGGCCGCGCAGGCGGGCGACAACTACAACCAGCGCTATAGCGCGCTCAAGCAGATCAACGCCGGCAACGTCGGCAAGATGCAGGCGGCGTGGACCTTCTCGACCGGCGTGCTGCGCGGCCACGAAGGCTCGCCGCTCGTCGTCGGCGACGTCATGTACATCCACACCCCCTTCCCCAACAACGTCTTTGCGATGGACCTGAAGACGCAGGAGATCCTGTGGAAGTACGAGCCGAAGCAGGATTCGGCGGTGGTCGCGCAGATGTGCTGCGATACGGTCAACCGCGGCGTGGCGTACGGTGATGGGAAGATCTTCCTGCAGCGTGCCGACAGCGTGCTCGACGCGCTCGATGCGAAGACCGGCAAGGTCGTCTGGTCGGTCAAGAACGGCGATCCGAAGCTCGGTGCCGTCAACACCAACGCCCCGCATGTCTTCGGCGATAAGGTCATCACCGGCATCTCCGGCGGCGAGTGGGGCGTGCGCGGCCACCTGACCGCGTATGACATCAAGACCGGGAAGGTCGCATGGCGGGGCTACAGCACGGGCCCGGACGAAGAGATGCTGATGGATCCGGACAAGACCGTGACCTGGACCGACGGCAAGCTCGCGCCGGTCGGCAAGGACTCGTCGCTGAAGACCTGGAAGGGCGACCAGTGGAAGACCGGCGGTGGCACGACCTGGGGCTGGTACAGCTACGACAAGGAGCTCAACCTCGTCTATTACGGCACCGGCAACCCCAGCACCTGGAACCCTTCGCAGCGGCCCGGCGACAACAAGTGGTCGATGAGCATCTGGGCGCGTGACCTCGACACCGGCAAGGTGAAGTGGGTCTACCAGATGACGCCGCACGACGAGTGGGACTTCGACGGCATCAACGAGATGATCCTCGCGGACATCGACGTCAAGGGCAAGAAGACCAAGGCCCTGGTGCACTTCGACCGCAACGGCTTCGGCTACACGCTCGATCGCACGACCGGTGCGCTGCTCGTCGCCGAGAAGTACGATCCGGCGGTCAATTGGGCGACCCACGTCGACATGAAGACCGGCCGTCCGGAGGTGGTGGCGAAGTACAGCACGCAGCAGAACGGTCCGGACGTCAATACCAAGGGTGTCTGCCCGGCGGCACTCGGCTCGAAAGACCAGCAGCCGGCGGCCTTCAGTCCTAAGACCGGCCTCTTCTACGTGCCGACCAACCACGTGTGCATGGACTACGAGCCGTTCGAGGTCGAATACACCGCGGGCCAGCCGTATGTCGGTGCGACGCTCGCGATGTACCCGGCACCGAAGAGCCATGGCGGCATGGGCAACTTCATCGCGTGGGACGCCGGCAAGGGCAAGATCGCCTGGTCGAAGCCCGAGAAGTTCTCGGTGTGGAGCGGCGCGCTGACGACTGCCGGTGACGTGATCTTCTACGGCACGCTCGAAGGCTACCTGAAGGCGGTGCGCCTGTCGGATGGCAAGGAGCTGTGGAAGTTCAAGACGCCGTCCGGCATCATCGGCAACGTCTTCACCTACATGCATCAGGGCAAGCAGTACGTCGGCGTCTATTCGGGCATCGGGGGTTGGGCCGGCATCGGCATGGCCGCGGGTCTCGAGAAGGACAACGACGGCCTCGGCGCAGTCGGCGGCTATCGCGACCTGCAGAAGCACACCGCGCTCGGCGGTTCGCTGACGGTGTTCGCGCTGCCTGATTGA
- a CDS encoding sensor histidine kinase codes for MAGKLCLFCCHTFHSEVAAGVAEEDWDDVVTAPFPARCGRPPVNWDELRPLLPNGCTQVAVLGRACLRGLGVPPSDFPKVRLLSAKQCFHWVAGETLVDETIGGGGYLMTPSWLADWRSHIRELGFDPYNSVELADFFRESASEMVLLDTGRSSHKNADTDAQLAALQATVQLPVRRVTIGLETLRLKLARPVLEWRLAQEQQARREYAQRHVRELADHLAAMDILVRLARTQIESEAITAIEDLFRILFAPGSLYYLRVVNDVPVSEGQIPAPLLDAMRALRGDHARSPDGRGFLLRIASGEDTLGIIALEEIASSQSSEHYLNMALALTGVCGLVIDNARNRKRLIESEKMAALGVLIAGVAHEINTPLGVGLAAASMLRERSRRLAERFDARSMTQSELTHYFETTQAGTELLCQNLERIGNLIDAFRQVAVDGKTSDKARFRLRDCIDDVIRSLGDQLLAAGIPVQIDCDPALEIEGVASDWGSIFVNLIVNSLKHGFKDRAQGSIATRIVSDAKRLRVDYRDDGCGMDATTRARIFDPFFTTDLQHGMGLGMHLVYNLVTHRMGGNIQCDSQRGYGAHFVIEIPQ; via the coding sequence ATGGCCGGCAAGCTCTGTCTTTTCTGCTGCCACACCTTCCACTCAGAGGTCGCCGCTGGCGTAGCGGAGGAGGACTGGGATGACGTGGTGACTGCGCCCTTTCCAGCCCGTTGCGGGCGGCCGCCCGTGAATTGGGACGAGTTGCGCCCGCTCCTGCCGAATGGGTGCACGCAGGTCGCTGTCCTCGGTCGCGCCTGCCTGCGTGGGCTGGGCGTCCCGCCCTCCGACTTCCCGAAGGTCCGACTCCTCTCGGCGAAGCAATGCTTCCACTGGGTCGCCGGGGAAACCCTGGTGGATGAAACCATCGGCGGCGGCGGCTACCTGATGACGCCGTCCTGGCTCGCCGACTGGCGCAGCCACATCCGGGAACTGGGCTTCGATCCCTACAATTCGGTCGAGCTTGCCGATTTCTTCCGTGAATCCGCCAGCGAGATGGTACTGCTCGACACCGGACGGAGTTCACACAAGAACGCGGACACCGACGCCCAGTTGGCCGCGTTGCAGGCGACGGTGCAGTTGCCGGTACGGCGCGTCACCATCGGACTCGAGACCCTGAGGCTGAAACTCGCCCGGCCGGTGCTCGAATGGCGGCTGGCGCAAGAGCAGCAGGCCCGCCGGGAATACGCACAGCGCCATGTCAGGGAACTGGCGGATCACCTCGCCGCCATGGACATCCTGGTGCGACTGGCGAGGACGCAAATTGAATCGGAAGCCATCACGGCCATCGAGGATCTCTTCCGCATTCTCTTCGCCCCGGGCTCGCTCTATTACCTGCGCGTGGTGAACGACGTGCCCGTGTCGGAGGGGCAGATCCCTGCTCCTCTGCTGGATGCGATGCGGGCCCTGCGTGGTGATCACGCCCGGAGTCCGGACGGCCGGGGCTTCCTCCTGCGCATCGCCAGCGGCGAGGATACGTTGGGCATCATCGCCCTTGAGGAGATCGCCTCGTCGCAGTCGAGCGAGCACTACCTCAATATGGCACTGGCGCTCACCGGCGTCTGCGGGCTGGTGATCGACAATGCGCGCAATAGGAAGCGTCTGATCGAGTCGGAGAAGATGGCCGCGCTCGGCGTACTCATTGCCGGCGTCGCCCATGAGATCAACACCCCACTCGGTGTCGGGCTGGCCGCCGCCAGCATGCTGCGTGAACGCTCGCGTCGCCTCGCCGAGCGCTTCGACGCCCGCAGCATGACGCAGTCCGAACTGACCCACTACTTCGAGACAACCCAAGCCGGCACCGAACTGTTGTGCCAGAACCTGGAGCGGATCGGCAACCTCATCGATGCCTTCCGCCAGGTGGCCGTCGATGGCAAGACCTCGGACAAGGCGCGGTTTCGCCTGCGGGATTGCATCGACGACGTGATTCGCAGCCTCGGCGACCAGCTGCTCGCAGCCGGCATCCCGGTGCAGATCGACTGCGATCCGGCGCTTGAAATCGAAGGCGTCGCCAGCGATTGGGGCAGCATCTTCGTAAACCTGATCGTCAACTCCCTCAAGCATGGCTTCAAGGATCGAGCCCAGGGCAGCATCGCCACGCGCATCGTCAGCGATGCAAAACGACTGCGGGTGGATTACCGCGACGATGGCTGTGGCATGGACGCCACGACTCGCGCGCGCATTTTTGATCCCTTCTTTACCACCGATCTCCAGCACGGCATGGGGCTCGGCATGCACCTCGTATACAACCTGGTCACGCATCGCATGGGCGGCAACATTCAGTGCGACAGCCAACGTGGTTACGGTGCTCACTTCGTCATCGAGATTCCCCAATGA
- a CDS encoding quinoprotein dehydrogenase-associated putative ABC transporter substrate-binding protein → MTRSPSSRSWLRASLCLLLAFALGGAAMPASAEDAPSRKAFRVCKDPNNPPFTDARGEGFEDKIAALFAAKLGLPVETYTFPQRLGFVRNTLRYKLPGKDYPCDIVMGVPADFGQLLPTKPYYRSTYVLVIAPGKGLDGVRSEEDFLALPPDKLAGLKIAVFDRSPGSAWLARHNLVDSGVPYKTMNPNPDEVPGELIARDLASGAIDVAVMWGPIGSYTVRQAKDIALRVVPLASEPGVKFDYEMAMGVRFGEKAWKQQIETLIEENQAEIANILKQYGVPLITQPVVLPLASPELVRQAAVSR, encoded by the coding sequence ATGACGCGCTCACCGTCATCCCGGTCGTGGCTGCGCGCCAGCCTGTGCCTGCTCCTCGCGTTTGCGCTCGGTGGTGCGGCGATGCCGGCCTCCGCCGAAGATGCCCCGTCGCGCAAGGCCTTCCGCGTCTGCAAGGATCCGAACAACCCCCCGTTCACCGATGCCCGCGGCGAGGGCTTCGAGGACAAGATCGCCGCACTCTTCGCCGCCAAGCTCGGCCTGCCGGTCGAGACCTACACCTTCCCGCAACGGCTGGGCTTCGTGCGCAACACGCTGCGCTACAAGCTCCCGGGCAAGGACTATCCCTGTGACATCGTCATGGGCGTGCCGGCCGACTTCGGCCAGCTGCTGCCGACCAAACCCTATTACCGTTCGACCTACGTGCTGGTGATCGCGCCCGGCAAGGGGCTCGACGGTGTGCGCAGCGAAGAGGATTTCCTCGCGCTGCCGCCGGACAAGCTCGCTGGCCTCAAGATCGCCGTGTTCGACCGCTCGCCCGGCTCCGCGTGGCTCGCGCGTCACAACCTGGTCGATTCCGGCGTTCCGTACAAGACGATGAACCCGAATCCGGACGAGGTTCCCGGCGAACTCATCGCGCGTGACCTCGCGAGCGGCGCGATCGACGTCGCCGTGATGTGGGGTCCGATCGGCAGCTACACGGTGCGCCAGGCGAAGGACATTGCGCTGCGCGTGGTGCCGCTCGCATCCGAGCCGGGCGTCAAGTTCGACTACGAGATGGCGATGGGCGTGCGCTTCGGCGAAAAGGCGTGGAAGCAGCAGATCGAAACGCTGATCGAAGAGAATCAGGCCGAGATCGCGAACATCCTGAAGCAGTACGGGGTGCCGCTGATCACGCAGCCGGTGGTGTTGCCGCTTGCCTCGCCCGAGCTCGTGCGGCAGGCGGCGGTGTCGCGGTGA